A stretch of DNA from Campylobacter sp. MG1:
AGTAAAGAAGAATTGCAAGTATTGATTAAGTATGAAGATATATCACTAGATACTATAAATACAAGTGCTATTACTGATATGAGTGTATTGTTTAAGGGTAGTAATAGAAAAGACTTTAGTGGTATAAATACTTGGGATACAAGCAATGTAACTAGTATGAATTCTATGTTTTATGGTTGTAAAAAATTCAATCAGCCTTTAGATTTTGATACAAGCAATGTAACTGATATGAGTTATATGTTTGAAGATTGTTTTAATTTTAACCAAGCTTTGAGCTTTGATACATCAAATGTAACCGATATGAGCCATATGTTTTGGTATTGCAAAAAATTTAATAAACCTTTAAAATTTGATACAAAAAATGTAACTGATATGAGTAGTATGTTTTCTGTTTGTGAAAATTTCAATCAGCCTTTAGATTTTGATACAAAAAATGTAACTGATATGGGTGGTATGTTTAGTAATTGCAAAAAATTTAACAAACCTTTACAATTTGATACAAAAAATGTAACTGATATGAGTGATATGTTTGCTGAGTGCTATAATTTCAATCAGCCTTTAAACTTTAATACTAGTAATGTAATTGATATGAGTTTTATGTTTTATAATTGTTTTAATTTTAACCAAACTTTGAGCTTTGATACTTCAAAAGTAGTTAATATGAGCCATATGTTTTATGGTTGTGAAAATTTCAACCAAGCTTTAAATTTTGATACAAGTAATGTAACAGATATGCAAGGTATGTTTGATGGTTGTGAAAATTTCAATCAGCCTTTAAACTTTGATACAAAAAATGTAACTAATATGAGTTATATGTTTAGTTGGTGCGAAAGCTTCAATCAGCCTTTAGATTTTGATACAAGTAATGTAACTAATATGCGTTCTATGTTTAGTAGTTGTAATAACTTCAACCAGCCTTTAAACTTTAATACAAGTAATGTAACCGATATGAGTCGGATGTTTAGTGTTTGCGAAAATTTCAATCAAGCTTTAAACTTTAATACAAGTAATGTAACAGATATGCGTTCTATGTTTAGTAGTTGTAATAACTTCAACCAGCCTTTAGATTTTGATATATCAAAAGTAGTTGATATACAAGGTATGTTTAATGGATGTGAGTCATTTGATTTTATTAAAATGATTAAAAATGAAGATTTGATGATAAAAATAGCTTATGAGATAAATGTAGCAAGAGAATATATGCTAAATAATAATTTGATAAAAAAGGTAGCAAACAAATACCAACCAGCTAATAAATATGAATTAAAAGTTCTAGTTTATACAGATGGAATTAGCCTAAGCGATATTGATACTAGTTTAATCACTGATATGAGTGAGCTTTTTTATAAAAGTGATAGAAAAGACTTTAGTGGGATAAATGAATGGGATACTTCAAATGTAACTGATATGAGTTTTATGTTTTGTATTTGCAAAAACTTCAATCAGCCTTTAAGCTTTGATACAAGTAAAGTAGCTAATATGTGTGAAATGTTTAGTACATGCAAAGATTTTAATCAACCTTTAGAACTTGATACAAGAAATGTAACCAATATGAGTTATATGTTTTGGGATTGCAAAAACTTCAATCAGCCTTTAAGCTTTGATACAAGCAAAGTAACTAATATGAGTAAGATGTTTAGATATTGTTCTAATTTCAATCAGCCTTTAAACTTTGATACAAAAAATGTAACTGATATGTCTAGTATGTTTGATAGTTGTCGTAATTTCAATC
This window harbors:
- a CDS encoding BspA family leucine-rich repeat surface protein, encoding MKTLKKASKKDLNTISKIEFKDNKYHPKSKEELQVLIKYEDISLDTINTSAITDMSVLFKGSNRKDFSGINTWDTSNVTSMNSMFYGCKKFNQPLDFDTSNVTDMSYMFEDCFNFNQALSFDTSNVTDMSHMFWYCKKFNKPLKFDTKNVTDMSSMFSVCENFNQPLDFDTKNVTDMGGMFSNCKKFNKPLQFDTKNVTDMSDMFAECYNFNQPLNFNTSNVIDMSFMFYNCFNFNQTLSFDTSKVVNMSHMFYGCENFNQALNFDTSNVTDMQGMFDGCENFNQPLNFDTKNVTNMSYMFSWCESFNQPLDFDTSNVTNMRSMFSSCNNFNQPLNFNTSNVTDMSRMFSVCENFNQALNFNTSNVTDMRSMFSSCNNFNQPLDFDISKVVDIQGMFNGCESFDFIKMIKNEDLMIKIAYEINVAREYMLNNNLIKKVANKYQPANKYELKVLVYTDGISLSDIDTSLITDMSELFYKSDRKDFSGINEWDTSNVTDMSFMFCICKNFNQPLSFDTSKVANMCEMFSTCKDFNQPLELDTRNVTNMSYMFWDCKNFNQPLSFDTSKVTNMSKMFRYCSNFNQPLNFDTKNVTDMSSMFDSCRNFNQPLNFDTKNVVNMSYMFDSCRNFNQPLDFDISKVVDIQGMFNGCESFDFIKMIKNEDLMIKIAYEINVAREYMLNNNLIKKVANKYQPANKYELKVLVYTDGISLSDIDTSLITDMSELFKDSKRKDFRGINEWDTSNVTDMSFMFYNCDNFNKALNFDTSNVTNMSHMFYGCDNFNKALNFDTSNVTNMSHMFDDCISFNQPLELDTRNVTNMSYMFWNCKNFNQPLSFDTSKVTNMSKMFIYCSNFNQPLNFDTKNVTDMSSMFDSCRNFNQPLNFDTKNVVN